A genomic stretch from Thermomonospora umbrina includes:
- the infC gene encoding translation initiation factor IF-3, whose protein sequence is MSAEPRINDRIRVPEVRLVGPNGEQVGIVPIVKALELARESDLDLVEVAPTARPPVAKLMDYGKFKYESAMKAREARRNQAHTVIKEIKLRPKIDPHDYETKKGHVVRFLKAGDKVKVTIMFRGREQSRPELGFRLLSRLAEDVEELGFVESRPKQDGRNMIMVIGPHKKKAEAKAEAKAERAAAGEQRAHDED, encoded by the coding sequence ATCAGCGCCGAACCGCGTATCAACGACCGCATTCGCGTGCCCGAGGTCCGGCTCGTCGGTCCGAACGGCGAACAGGTGGGCATCGTCCCCATCGTCAAGGCACTCGAACTGGCCCGTGAGTCCGATCTCGACCTCGTGGAGGTCGCGCCCACCGCGCGTCCCCCCGTGGCCAAGCTGATGGACTACGGAAAGTTCAAGTACGAGTCCGCGATGAAGGCACGCGAGGCGCGGCGTAACCAGGCGCATACGGTCATCAAGGAGATCAAGCTCCGGCCGAAGATCGACCCGCACGACTACGAGACCAAGAAGGGTCACGTGGTGCGGTTCCTCAAGGCGGGGGACAAGGTCAAGGTGACGATCATGTTCCGCGGGCGTGAGCAGTCCCGCCCCGAACTCGGCTTCCGGCTGCTGTCGCGGCTCGCCGAGGACGTCGAGGAGCTCGGCTTCGTCGAGTCGCGGCCCAAGCAGGACGGCCGTAACATGATCATGGTCATCGGTCCGCACAAGAAGAAGGCCGAGGCCAAGGCGGAGGCCAAGGCCGAGCGCGCCGCCGCCGGCGAGCAGCGCGCGCACGACGAGGACTGA
- a CDS encoding shikimate dehydrogenase — MTGHLRATRAAVLGKPIAHSLSPVLHRAAYAAMGLTGWTYEAVECDEEGLAPLLDGLGAEWAGLSLTMPLKRTALKLADEVSDLASTVGGANTIVLRDGRRIADNTDVYGIVAALTEVGVTAPRSAVVLGAGATAASALAALRDLGLAAATLAVRDPARAEETRAVGERLGLSVEVLTLAALPDALPADLVVSTLPGTAADPYAGLVARSGAALFDVVYAPWPTTLARAVGDAGGTVVGGFPMLLHQAARQVAMMTGRQDVPVEAMRAAGEAQTASRDDPH; from the coding sequence ATGACCGGCCATCTCCGCGCGACCAGGGCGGCGGTGCTGGGCAAGCCGATCGCGCACTCGCTGTCGCCGGTGCTGCACCGGGCCGCGTACGCCGCGATGGGCCTGACGGGCTGGACGTACGAGGCCGTCGAGTGCGACGAGGAGGGCCTGGCGCCCCTGCTGGACGGCCTGGGCGCCGAGTGGGCCGGGCTCTCGCTGACGATGCCGCTCAAGCGCACCGCCCTGAAGCTGGCCGACGAGGTGTCCGACCTGGCGTCGACGGTGGGCGGCGCCAACACGATCGTGCTGCGCGACGGCCGCCGGATCGCCGACAACACCGACGTGTACGGCATCGTCGCCGCGCTGACCGAGGTCGGGGTGACCGCGCCGCGCTCGGCGGTGGTGCTCGGCGCGGGGGCCACCGCCGCGTCCGCGCTGGCCGCGCTGCGCGACCTGGGCCTCGCCGCCGCGACCCTCGCCGTCCGCGACCCCGCCAGGGCGGAGGAGACCCGCGCCGTGGGGGAGCGGCTCGGCCTCTCCGTCGAAGTGCTCACCCTCGCCGCGCTGCCGGACGCGCTGCCCGCCGACCTGGTGGTCTCCACCCTGCCGGGCACGGCCGCCGACCCGTACGCCGGGCTCGTCGCCCGGTCGGGGGCCGCGCTGTTCGACGTGGTGTACGCCCCGTGGCCGACGACGCTGGCCCGCGCCGTGGGCGACGCGGGCGGCACGGTGGTCGGCGGGTTCCCGATGCTGCTGCACCAGGCCGCGCGGCAGGTGGCCATGATGACCGGCCGCCAGGACGTCCCGGTCGAGGCGATGCGGGCCGCCGGGGAGGCCCAAACGGCCTCCCGCGACGACCCGCACTGA
- a CDS encoding PadR family transcriptional regulator: MSSAMQEPTFLILTALADRPLHGYGIITDVARISDGRARLRAGTLYAALDRLQSDGLVAPDHEEVVEGRLRRYYRITRDGAAALSAEVDRLRRRAEVAARRLAALRPPPANASPV; encoded by the coding sequence ATGAGCAGTGCGATGCAGGAACCCACCTTCCTCATCCTGACCGCGCTGGCCGACCGGCCACTGCACGGCTACGGGATCATCACCGACGTGGCCCGGATCTCCGACGGACGGGCCCGGCTGCGCGCCGGGACGCTCTACGCCGCCCTCGACCGGCTCCAGTCCGACGGCCTGGTGGCGCCGGACCACGAGGAGGTCGTCGAGGGCCGGCTGCGCCGCTACTACCGCATCACCCGGGACGGCGCCGCCGCCCTGTCCGCCGAGGTCGACCGACTCCGCCGACGCGCCGAGGTCGCCGCCCGCCGCCTGGCCGCCCTGCGGCCGCCGCCCGCCAACGCCTCCCCCGTCTGA
- the rpmI gene encoding 50S ribosomal protein L35, which produces MPKTKTHSGAKKRFRLTGSGKVTRRRANRNHLLEHKPTKRKRRLDGQVVVAPADAKNIKKLLRK; this is translated from the coding sequence ATGCCGAAGACCAAGACCCACAGCGGTGCCAAGAAGCGCTTCAGGCTGACCGGCTCCGGCAAGGTGACGCGCCGCCGCGCCAACCGCAACCACCTGCTCGAGCACAAGCCGACCAAGCGCAAGCGGCGCCTGGACGGCCAGGTCGTGGTCGCCCCCGCCGACGCCAAGAACATCAAGAAGCTGCTTCGCAAGTAG